The genomic region TATCAGAATATATTAGCAATAAAGATATTAACTTAGCACTCCTAACGCCAGCAATATTGAACAAAGAAAATATAATTAGAATAGATTATTTATTTATTGGTGGAGATAAAATAAATAAAAATATCCTAAAAGAATATTTAAATAATAATATTAAAGTTGTTAATGCTTATGGTCCTACCGAAAGCACTGTAATTTGCTCAACCCACTTATACAAATATGACAAAGAAGCAAACTGCATTGGCAGTCCAGTTGCAAATTTTAAATTTTATGTACTGGATAAAAATAAAAATTTACTTCCTATTGGTGCAATTGGTGAACTTTTTGTAAGCGGAATTGGATTAAGCCGAGGGTATTTAAAACAAAGAGAGTTGACAGTGAACAGATTTACGCCAAATCCATTTCAAACTTATGAAGAAAAAAATCAAAATATATTCTCAAGCATATATAAAACTGGCGACCTTGTAAGAATTCTTCCAAACAATAAATTTGAATTTATTGGACGTAATGACTCACAAGTTAAAATTCGTGGCTATCGCATAGAATTAGAAGAAATAGAAAATGTTCTTTTACAATTTAAAAGAATAAAACAAGTATATATCATTGCAAAAATTAATGAAAATCTATCTCAAAAATTAATTTGCTATTATATTTCTGAAATACCATTATGCTCAGAGGAAATAATTAGTTTTCTATCCGATAAATTACCTGATTATATGATACCATCCTACTTTGTACATCTTAATAGTTTTCCACTAAATGCAAATGGAAAATTAGATCAGAAAATGCTACCAGAATATAAAATAAAAGACATAAATAGTTATATTGAACCCAAAAATCCTCTTGAAAAAAAGTTGTGTGATATCTGGAGCAAAATTCTCGATTATCCTAGTGAAAATTTAGGGATTAAAGATAACTTCTTAAGTTTGGGAGGAAACAGTATTATAGCAATTAAACTCGTCAATAAAATGAACAGCGAATTGGATTTAAATATAACAATACAAGATTTATTTAAATATAAAAACATTCATAATCTGACAAATAATTTAAATAATTTTAAAAATTACACAAAAATTAAAAAAATAAACTTTTTAAATCCTGAAGAATATTGCCTGTCTTTTGCTCAAGAAAGACTTTGGTTTATTGATAAATTAAGTGAAGGGCAGAGCAGCTATAATATTCCAATGTTTTATCGTCTACCTCAAAATTTAAATCAAGAATCATTGAAAAAATCAATTCTTCAGATTATTGTTCGACATGAAATTTTACATACTATAATACTTGAATCAAATACAAAAATCATCTACCAAAAACCCTTGTCAATTAAAGATATAGAATTAAAAATAAATAATTATGATTGCCTAACAATGAATGAATTAGAAAATTCACTTCAGGATGAAGTAAATTATATTTTTAATTTAAGTAAAGAAATTCCTATTAGAATATCAATATTTAAATTAAAATTAAATCCAGAAATTTATGACTGCTTTATTTGTATCTGCATTCATCATATTGCATTTGATGGATGGTCGATCGGAGTCTTTTTAAAAGAATTATCTATTCATTATGATTATTTTGAAAAAATAATCTCTGAAAATGAAAAGAATAAGCTTATTCCATCATTAGCACTACAATACAAAGATTATGCCTATTGGCAAAAAGAGTTTATAAAAAGTGAAGAAATTCAACGGCAAAAGATTTTTTGGAGAAATAAACTCGAAAATTTTGAATTACTAAATCTACATGTTGATAAAAATAGACCATTAAAGTTTGATTATAAAGGCAAAAATATATATTTTAAAATTGCCCCCGACCTTGCGAATAGTTTAATTAAACTTGCAAAAAATTTAGAAGTTTCACTTTTTAGCCTTTTCATTTCTGCATTTCATCTCTTACTCAGTTGCCTCAGCGGACAAAGAGATATCACAATCGGCTCGCCCATTTCAAATAGACACCTTCAGGAGTCTTCAGAATTAATCGGATTTTTTTCAAATCTAATTGCAATCCGAACAAAAATTGACCCCAATATGAAGATAAGTGATTTTATAAAATCATTGGCCAGAGATGTTATAGAAATGCAGAAATATCAAGATCTACCTTTCGAAAAAATTGTTGATGAATTGGTTTTAACGCGTGATCAGAGCAAGCATCCGATATTTCAAGTATTATTTAGTATGCAAGAATTCAATGCGAATCAAAATGAAATAGATAATTTATTTTTAGTTCCTCAAACTCAAGAGTATTTTAAAAAATTTAATCATCTCTTTTCTCCTGCCCGCTTTGATTTGAGTTTAATTATTGAACATAGCAACAATGAATTTTTAGTGTGCTTAAATTATGCAACAAGTCTATTTCACGAAGAGACAATAAATAATTATATTAATATCTACAAGAAAATACTTCAGGAATATTCCTCTTTAAACAATAATAATCTACGTGAAAATTTCATAATTAATAATATAAACTATGCAACAATATTTCAAAATAAAATTTCAAATAAAAATTATGATTATACTCTTTCACTGGAGTATAATCATAAAACTATTCATAAAATATTTGAAGATATTGTTGAAAAATATTCTGACAATATTGCATTAGTCTGCGAACGAAACAAGCTCACATTCTCTGAACTCAATCAAAGGGCAAACCAATTAGCGCATTATTTGCAAAAATATTTCGACATAAAACCAGAATCCTTAATAGCTCTCTGTCTAGAACGAGATGAAAATATGCTTATCAGCATTCTTGCTGTTTTAAAAGCTGGGGGAGCTTATGTGCCCATTGATCCAGATTTTCCTATAGAAAGGATAAACTTTATTTTAACCGATACAAAAGCAAATATTTTAATTACAAATATTCTTCATGAAAATATTTTTGCAAATAGAATTGATAAAAATTTGTCTAATTTTTTAAACATCATTTATATTGATTTAGAAAAGACAGAAAAAATTTTATATACTCAAAGAAAAAACAATTTGAAAACGATCACGAAAGGCAATAATTTAGCATATGTCATCTATACTTCAGGAACGACAGGTATTCCTAAAGGAGTGCTTATCGAGCATATTGGAGTAATAAATTTAGTAAAAACATGCTATAATATTTTTGAGCAAGAGTGCATAGAAAAAAGACTGAATTGCCTCTGGTTTTCAAATTATGTCTTTGACATGCATATTCTCGAAATCGCATCAAGTATTTTTCAAGGACATTGCTTACATATTGTAACAAATAAAATTCGCAAAGATTATATATTAATTTCTGAATATATTACGGATAATAAAATAAATTTAGCTATGTTGCCTTCTTCATTTCTCCAAGCAGAGCCTATTTTAAGTCTAGAAATATTATTTATAGGTGCAGAAAAAGTAAATGGTTTTATTCTTGAAAAGTACTGCAAAAGTAATATTAAAGTTATTAACTTCTACGGTCCTACGGAAATTACTGTATGTAGCCATTTTCATAAATATAATTCATCTCTTGAAGTAAATTGGATCGGAGATACGATTGATAACTACCGAGGATATGTATTGAGCGATGATTTAAGAGTTTTACCTTTAGGTGCAATTGGTGAATTATATGTTGGTGGAATTGGTGTTGCTCGTGGATATTTAAATAGAGATGAATTAAATGCTGTGCATTTTATTGAGAATCCATTTCAAACTGCATATGAAAAATCAATTAATTTCAACGCTCGAATTTATAAAACAGGCGATCTCGTAAGAGTCATGACAAATGGACTATATGAATTTATTGGCCGTAATGACTCACAGAAGAAAGTGAGAGGATTCCGGATTGAATTGAGTGAAATAGAGAATGCAATATTAACTTTTAAAAATATTTTTCAAGTTATAGTTTTAATTAAAAGCATAAATGAAAATAATGCTATTGTCTGCTATTATGTCGCAAAAGATAAAATAAATGAAAATAATTTATTAACATATTTAAGTCAGAAACTACCTTCATATATGATTCCTGATCTATTTTTTCAACTCGAGACACTTCCACTCCTTCCTAGCGGGAAAGTGGATAAAAATAATCTATTAAAATTAAATATTTCTCTTAAAATGGAAAAATCTCCACCACGCAATGCGATTGAATTGCAGATTTGCAAAATATTCTCAGAAATGTTTCAAATTCCAATTGCATGCATTGGCATCTACGATAACTTTTTTCAATTTGGTGGAAACAGCATACTTTCGCTTAAATTTGTCAATAATTTAAATCAAACATTTTCTGTAAAAATCAAACTTATAGATGTTTTTCTTAGCAAAAATATTGCTGAAATCGCCAAGAAAGTCTTACAATATAAACCAAGTTACAAAGCAATTATTGAATTGAATACTGCCATTGAAATGCCATCTCTATTTATGGTTCATCCTGCACGCACTGGTTGTGAAGTCTATGTAAAATTAGCTCAAGCATTCGATAATAATTGTCATTGTTTCGGCTTAGATTCTTATAATTTATATAATGAGGAAAAAATTTCTAGTTTAAAAACATTGGCCTCATTTTACCTTGAACATATTCTAAGAAAAATCGAACAAAAAAAAGAACAGAGTGTTAATTTATTTGGCTGGTCATTGGGAGGATATATCTGTTTAGAAATAGCGAGTCTCTTAGAAAGACAAAATGTTAAGAATATAAAAATTTTTCTTTTAGATACTTTTTATCAAGATGAGTATATGAAAAGCTTTAAACCTGACTTTGCTACATTTAAAACGTTATATCTAAAAGAAGCTTTTAAACAAGGGCTTTACGAAAGCGATTGTCACAATGTTTTAAATATATTTTCTTTAGAAAATGAATTAATTGAACAGAAATTAAGTACGAAATTGCATTATTCTAAAATATTCTTACTAAAGGCTATGAAAGAAAATGAATACAATCCTTCGGAACTCAATTCCTACATTCATGAATTGAAAGATAATAATATTTCTTATCTATTGACCAGTAAAGAACAATTGACCATTATTAATTCTGAAAATTATTCTCATTTAACCATTATAAATGATGAAGAAACGATATTAAAAACGATAAATAACCTCTAATTAATATTTACCTACAGCCATTATTTTGAAATAAATAACTTATTATTTATTTCAAAATAAACGATTATATAAAAAGTATAATTTGAATAAGAGGCCATGCGAGATTTTACAAAAAAAATATTAAATTATTCATAATTTCAAGATATCTTGCTGCCCTCATAATTATTGCCATAATGTCCGTTGTTTCTAATCTGATAACGGATCGTATGATCACAGAACAAGATAAATTTTCTGAGATAATTAATATATCAGGTCGGCAAAGGATGCTCAGTCAAAGAATCACACTGCTTTGCTATTGTAATTTCAATAACATAGAAAAAAATAAGTTTGAGATTAAAAAAGAAATCATAAAATTGTCTAATCTTATGCGTGAGTCAAATATTTATTTAGAGCAAAAAGAAACTGAACTTGGATTGCAAAAAGCAACTCAAAATGGTTTTCATGATAAAATCAATTATTTTATCAACTCAGCAATCGATTGTGCTACAAATGATAATTGTAAAAAATTCTCCCAAAATTTTAGCTATAATTATATTTCAAATTTATTATCTAATTTAAACAAAAATGTTGAAAATTTTTCCCAAAAGAGCAAGGATGATATACAACGAATAATAAAATTCTCTCGCGCTATTCTCATTATAACTCTTTTGACACTGCTAGTAGAATCTCTTTTTATTTTTAGACCATTAGTTAATCAAATTGTAAAACAATTCAATGAACTTGAAATTAAAAATAAACTCATATTTGAAACAAATAAAAAACTTGAATTCGAAATGAATGCTGCAAAAATGGTTATGGGGAATCTTTTACCAAAAGTAGAACTTATAAAGAGTTTTGACGACAAATTGGATCTTGCCTATTACTATCAGAGCGCAGTGAGCGTTGGAGGTGATCTTTGGGGAATATATAAATTTGGTAATAAAAAAATGATCTTAATTGGCGATGTCACAGGTCATGGAGCTGGCAGTGCTGTTATAGCTTCAGCCGTGTCAGGCTTTATGGAATCGGTTTCTACTTCTAAATTAGATGATATAGATTCTCTTAAAAAAATTTATATAGACCTAAGTAATTTTATAAATAAAATTGAAAATGATAAATTTTTTATGACAATGGGTCTTGTAATTTTTGATGAGGATTTAAAAAGTTTTAGTTTTATCAATGCTGCTCATAATTTTCCATTCTTAGTGGATTACACTGAATCGGAAAGTTGGACAGTGAAGAGGCTCGTTCTAGGAGGATATCGCCTAGGCAATAAGATTGATTACAGCGATATTGATAACATTAAAATAAATACTTATGAATTTACAGATAAGACGATACTCATTCTTTTCACAGATGGACTGGTTGAAAATATGAATGATAAAGAAATTCCATATGGGGAAAATAATATTAAGAAGATCATAAAAAATAAGAATTATATCAATTTTGCAAGTTCAATTTTAATGCAAGATATTATTGAGAATGCTTATATTCACTACAATGGCAAATTAATTGAAGATGATGTTACTCTTGTAGTTATAAAAAAGAATATTTAATTCCCCTTATTAAAACTGGACTATCTTCTCCATTGCTGTTGGCGTTGTAGAGCGCATATGTCTACGAGTTATTAATCCTTGTGAGACAAAGTTTAATAAATACCATTTGCCACCCGCTTTGCCATTCGTTCCACTGGCGCCATCGCCACCAAAAGGCTGCATGTTTACGATCGCCCCTGTTGTTTTTCTATTTACATAAAAGTTACCAGCATATTGACTTAAAATTGGGATTGCCTTTTCAAGGAAAGTCTCATTACGACTGATTACACTGCCTGTTAAACGATAATTGTGCTGTTCAATAATAGGAACAATTTCTTCGAATTTCTTGTAAGTTTTAATTGCAATGACTGGACCAAATATTTCTTCGGATAAAAGTTCATGTTTATCAGCATTAACTTCTATAATGGTTGGTGACACATAAAATCCATTTTTCTTATCGCAATTGCCTCCGACAATAACTTTACAATTTTTATCATTTTTAGCGCGCTCAATAAATGATGCAATTTTATCGAATTGACGCTCATTGATAACTGGTCCTACATCGCATTTTTTTTCTACAGCATTGCATACATTTAATGCATTTGTTTCTTTAATAAGGATTTCTTTTAACTCAGGCCAGATATGTTCATCAATAATTCCAACACTGTTTGCAGAACATTTTTGTCCGCTACGACCAAAAGCTCCTTGCACAATACAACGCGCTGTATCGAGAGTATCTATATCTTTATCAGCAACTAAAAAATCTTTCCCGCCTGTTTCTGCAACGTAACGAGGAAAGTTTTTTCTAGGATATTCAGAACTGTATAAATAATTAGAAAATGCTTTGGCCGTTGCAAAACTTCCAGTAAAATTGACAGCAGTTAATTCAGGGTGTGTCAATACAGTAGGAAGACAAGGCTTACCATCACCCGTAATCATATTGATAACCCCAGGAGGAAAGCCTGCTTCATCCAAAGCTAACATTAAAAGATATCCACTTAAAACAGAATCATCAGATGGTTTCCAAACCACTGTATTTCCAGTTAATGCCATTGACAATGGCAAATTATAACCAATTGCTTGTGGAAAATTAAAGGGAGAAACAGCACAGGTAAAGC from Fluviispira vulneris harbors:
- a CDS encoding non-ribosomal peptide synthetase; the encoded protein is MQKFKLTPYQKTFYIEWKLNPNRSDYHMINDHNLIGNISIDRLNNALKKMVNELLIFNSHIEEIENEYFWIKNEKTIELIYFDNSYNIDEIKNFIEKPFNLENGPLFRYGLFKINSSTHRFIFVIHHAIVDGMSGPQIYNSTSKYYNDLTYCNCMSLFDQENRLNDVRSKLEDELAANNQSNKMFWDNIINNYTHVDTSFLKDPFLLNNNRETINSHDINNITNQDIIGIKEFNLTIKDDLYFKIMSAKKKYIITPYLLSKIIFAITIYKFTRHEKFFLAYPVAIKEIHGLEYGANVNVSLFPFYIHDKISIEEIIKNAKEFIKDLKKDNKKNNYFPLYMIDYPEKYKLTSVGFTNAFLQKLNYSFNELISLPNNRSNIALTHDFIFEFEHINQTINIRVNFKENIISEKLIHIFCESYLKIYNDVINTITNKELLIKDRSLKKDTYYSTSKTIKEYDILTEKESLDLIRICKTEKFCTEHIIDIFERQVDLTPDNTALVIGNKYLTFSDLNQMANKLAHFLVNNFKIENEQIIPIFLDRNDQMIISILSILKIGAAFVPIDPEIPRERLSFILKDLEAKLILINHKYNNIFNNKEAINEFNNTKILSIDTLSLQTLLSKEKKSNLFYALKNDNLAYVIYTSGTTGTPKGVLIEAKGVTNLAIIQKEFIKKNYQKKIVQVLGFSNYVFDAFIWELCSSIFIGNSLHLINNNIRKDLKLLSEYISNKDINLALLTPAILNKENIIRIDYLFIGGDKINKNILKEYLNNNIKVVNAYGPTESTVICSTHLYKYDKEANCIGSPVANFKFYVLDKNKNLLPIGAIGELFVSGIGLSRGYLKQRELTVNRFTPNPFQTYEEKNQNIFSSIYKTGDLVRILPNNKFEFIGRNDSQVKIRGYRIELEEIENVLLQFKRIKQVYIIAKINENLSQKLICYYISEIPLCSEEIISFLSDKLPDYMIPSYFVHLNSFPLNANGKLDQKMLPEYKIKDINSYIEPKNPLEKKLCDIWSKILDYPSENLGIKDNFLSLGGNSIIAIKLVNKMNSELDLNITIQDLFKYKNIHNLTNNLNNFKNYTKIKKINFLNPEEYCLSFAQERLWFIDKLSEGQSSYNIPMFYRLPQNLNQESLKKSILQIIVRHEILHTIILESNTKIIYQKPLSIKDIELKINNYDCLTMNELENSLQDEVNYIFNLSKEIPIRISIFKLKLNPEIYDCFICICIHHIAFDGWSIGVFLKELSIHYDYFEKIISENEKNKLIPSLALQYKDYAYWQKEFIKSEEIQRQKIFWRNKLENFELLNLHVDKNRPLKFDYKGKNIYFKIAPDLANSLIKLAKNLEVSLFSLFISAFHLLLSCLSGQRDITIGSPISNRHLQESSELIGFFSNLIAIRTKIDPNMKISDFIKSLARDVIEMQKYQDLPFEKIVDELVLTRDQSKHPIFQVLFSMQEFNANQNEIDNLFLVPQTQEYFKKFNHLFSPARFDLSLIIEHSNNEFLVCLNYATSLFHEETINNYINIYKKILQEYSSLNNNNLRENFIINNINYATIFQNKISNKNYDYTLSLEYNHKTIHKIFEDIVEKYSDNIALVCERNKLTFSELNQRANQLAHYLQKYFDIKPESLIALCLERDENMLISILAVLKAGGAYVPIDPDFPIERINFILTDTKANILITNILHENIFANRIDKNLSNFLNIIYIDLEKTEKILYTQRKNNLKTITKGNNLAYVIYTSGTTGIPKGVLIEHIGVINLVKTCYNIFEQECIEKRLNCLWFSNYVFDMHILEIASSIFQGHCLHIVTNKIRKDYILISEYITDNKINLAMLPSSFLQAEPILSLEILFIGAEKVNGFILEKYCKSNIKVINFYGPTEITVCSHFHKYNSSLEVNWIGDTIDNYRGYVLSDDLRVLPLGAIGELYVGGIGVARGYLNRDELNAVHFIENPFQTAYEKSINFNARIYKTGDLVRVMTNGLYEFIGRNDSQKKVRGFRIELSEIENAILTFKNIFQVIVLIKSINENNAIVCYYVAKDKINENNLLTYLSQKLPSYMIPDLFFQLETLPLLPSGKVDKNNLLKLNISLKMEKSPPRNAIELQICKIFSEMFQIPIACIGIYDNFFQFGGNSILSLKFVNNLNQTFSVKIKLIDVFLSKNIAEIAKKVLQYKPSYKAIIELNTAIEMPSLFMVHPARTGCEVYVKLAQAFDNNCHCFGLDSYNLYNEEKISSLKTLASFYLEHILRKIEQKKEQSVNLFGWSLGGYICLEIASLLERQNVKNIKIFLLDTFYQDEYMKSFKPDFATFKTLYLKEAFKQGLYESDCHNVLNIFSLENELIEQKLSTKLHYSKIFLLKAMKENEYNPSELNSYIHELKDNNISYLLTSKEQLTIINSENYSHLTIINDEETILKTINNL
- a CDS encoding SpoIIE family protein phosphatase; the encoded protein is MITEQDKFSEIINISGRQRMLSQRITLLCYCNFNNIEKNKFEIKKEIIKLSNLMRESNIYLEQKETELGLQKATQNGFHDKINYFINSAIDCATNDNCKKFSQNFSYNYISNLLSNLNKNVENFSQKSKDDIQRIIKFSRAILIITLLTLLVESLFIFRPLVNQIVKQFNELEIKNKLIFETNKKLEFEMNAAKMVMGNLLPKVELIKSFDDKLDLAYYYQSAVSVGGDLWGIYKFGNKKMILIGDVTGHGAGSAVIASAVSGFMESVSTSKLDDIDSLKKIYIDLSNFINKIENDKFFMTMGLVIFDEDLKSFSFINAAHNFPFLVDYTESESWTVKRLVLGGYRLGNKIDYSDIDNIKINTYEFTDKTILILFTDGLVENMNDKEIPYGENNIKKIIKNKNYINFASSILMQDIIENAYIHYNGKLIEDDVTLVVIKKNI
- a CDS encoding aldehyde dehydrogenase family protein, coding for MHKLSIKVPNNEIIINPKDIASEWEKYSEAVQKVPKNLDIPMIINGKKIYSTKKVKNLNPSNGEAIGTYQQADSSHAQQAIEAALNAKMSWAALSPSARIQKFRDLEVILVKWKYELCATSSVECGYNSFETYVEWAELLDFVRFNNYYYAELLTEQMGDGWGETNQLQLRPLKGFTCAVSPFNFPQAIGYNLPLSMALTGNTVVWKPSDDSVLSGYLLMLALDEAGFPPGVINMITGDGKPCLPTVLTHPELTAVNFTGSFATAKAFSNYLYSSEYPRKNFPRYVAETGGKDFLVADKDIDTLDTARCIVQGAFGRSGQKCSANSVGIIDEHIWPELKEILIKETNALNVCNAVEKKCDVGPVINERQFDKIASFIERAKNDKNCKVIVGGNCDKKNGFYVSPTIIEVNADKHELLSEEIFGPVIAIKTYKKFEEIVPIIEQHNYRLTGSVISRNETFLEKAIPILSQYAGNFYVNRKTTGAIVNMQPFGGDGASGTNGKAGGKWYLLNFVSQGLITRRHMRSTTPTAMEKIVQF